CCTGGCGCGGTGCACGCCGAGCTGGACGTGGTCTTCCCGGTGCTGCACGGCCCGTTCGGGGAGGACGGTGTGGTGCAGGGGTTGTTGGAGTCCCTGCACGTGCCGTATGTCGGGTGCGGCATCCTCGCCTCTGCAGTGGGCATGAACAAGGTGGCGATGAAGCGGGCGCTGCGCGCCGAGGGCATTCCGGTCACCCCGTACGTCGCGTTCGACGCACACACCTACCGGTCGGCGGACGACCCGGAGAAGCTGGTCCTCGGGCTGCGCCGGCCGCTCTTCGTCAAGCCGGCCAGCATGGGTTCCTCGATCGGCATCTCCCGGGTCGGCGAGGGCGACGACCTGGGCGCCGCCGTGGAGGAGGCGCTCCGCCACGACCAGCACGTCATGGTCGAGCAGGGCGTCACCGGCCGGGAGTTGGAGTGCGCGGTGCTCGGTGGCTGGCGCCCCGAGGCGTCGGCGGTGGGCGAGGTACGGGTCACCGGCGGCTGGTTCGACTACCAGCAGAAGTACTTCGGCGACGCCGATCCGATGATCGTCCCCGCCGTCCTGCCGGACGAGGTGACCGCGCGGGTCCGTGACCTGTCGCTGCGCGCGTTCGCCGCGATCGGCGGTTGGGGTCTGGCCCGGGTCGACTTCTTCTACGACGAGACGACCGGCGAGGTGTACGTCAACGAGCTGAACACCATGCCCGGCTTCACCGCGCACTCGATGTACCCGAAGGTGTGGGCGGCGGTCGGTGTCGGCTATCGGGAGGTGGTGGACCGACTCGTCGAGTTGGCCCGTACCCGGTATGCGGAACGGTCCGCGATCACCGTGGGGGGCGTCCGATGATCCTGCTCTCCGACCCCCGGGTGGCGGCCGTGCCCAGCGCCGACGACGGCGAGGAGTTGCTGGACCTGCGTGAGCTGCCGGAGCTGCGGCTCGACGATCGCGCGGCCGACCCCGCCGGGGCGTACGCCCGGCTGCGCGCGGGAGTCGTCGACCGCCTGCTGGCCGCGCAGCGTGCCCTGCCCAGCGGGATCCGGCTGCTGGTCGTTGAGGGTTACCGGCCGTACCAGGCGCAGCTGGCCATCTTCACCGGCTACCGGGACGAGCTGCGTCGACGGCACCCGGACTGGTCCCCGGAGCGACTGCACCGGGAGACCACCAAGTTCGTCTCGCCGGTCGAGGTGGCCCCGCACAGCACGGGCGGGGCGGTGGACCTGACGCTGTGCACCGAGGACGGTGTCGAACTGGACCTGGGCACGGTCATCGACGCCACCCCGGAGGACAGCGACGACGCCTGCTTCACCGACGCGCCCACGATCGGTGCCACCGCCCGCCGGCACCGGCAGATCATGGTGGGCGCTCTCGGCGGAGCGGGGATGGTGAACTACCCGACCGAATGGTGGCACTGGTCGTACGGGGAGCGTTACTGGGCGCTGATGACCGGGGCACCGCACACCCGGTACGGGCCGGTGGACCTGGCGGCCCGCGCGATCGGTAGCCGTGCCGGCTGAACGGTAGCGCGCCCCCGTCCGTACCAGGGAGTGAAGGACACCACCGAGGACGGGAGTGACGGCGATGAGGGTGCAGCGCAGGCACGTGCTGGCGGCGACCGTGGCGGTGCTCGCCGCGGCGGGTGTGGCGGTGGGGACCAGCTTCGGTTTCGCCGGCACCGCCCCGGCCCGGTCGTCCGTCTGTTCCGGCTCGGTGACCTTCTCGGCGGAGGGCGGGGCGCCGGCGGCGACCAGCGACCGGTTCCCGGTGGGTACGCGGCTGCGGGTGACGAACCTGGACAACAACCGGGCGGCCACGGTGACGGTGACCGGTCCGTCGGGCAGTTGTGTGCTGCTCAACGCGGCCGCAATGGAGCTGGTCCGGGAGCCGGGCAGGAACGTGATCCGTCGCAACGTGGTGGAACGGCTGGATGGTGGGGCGCCGCCGGTCGGGCAGCCGAGCGCCGGCACGGTCCGCCCCGGTGCGGCGTCCCCCGGGGCCTCGGGGCCGGCACCCCGCTCGGCCTGCTCGGGGGCGATCACCTTCTTCGCCGAGGGTGGCGTCCCGGCGGCGACCAGCGGACAGTTCCCGGTGGGTACGCGGCTGCGGGTGACCAACCTGGACAACAACCGGGCGACCACGGTGACGGTGACCGGCCCGTCCGGCAGTTGCGTGCTGCTCAACGCAGCCGCCATGGAGCAGATCCGCGAGCCTGGCAAGAACCTGGTCCGCCGCAACACGGTCGAAGTGCTGCGTTGACGTCAGGAGGGGCCCCGGTCGAGCGGGGGCCCCTCCTGAGCTGCGCCGAAGGCTGCGTCGAGGTTGCCGACCGCCTCGCGCCGCCCTCTAATCGGCCTGCCAGGTGCCGTCGTCGCGCACCCGGGCGGGGGCACGGCCGAGCAGCAGCGTGGTCAGCGCGGCGTCGATGGTGTCGCCGAGGAACCACTCGCCGGCCTGATCGAGCACGAACACCCGACCCCGCTCGTCCACCGCCAGGATGCTGTCCTGTTGTTCGGTGCCGATCGGGAAGAGTCGTACGCCGAGCACCGCCCCGAAGTCCGCGAGCGTGTCGGCGGTGTGCGCGACGGTGTGCGGGCGGATGTCGAATCGGGAGATCCACACCTGTTCGCCCCGGCCGCGCCGGGCACCGACCAAACTGGGGAACGCGGTCAGCGCCTCCACAGCGGCGGGAAACACCGTGTGCCGGTGGGCAAGCCCCGGCACGGCGGTGACATCGCGCACGGCCGCGGCAGCCATGATCTGGTCCCCGATGTGCGGTCGCCAACCGGCCGCGACCAGCGCGTTGGCGACCTCCGGTGGAAAGCGCCCCGGATCTGGGTCGGGCTCCGCCGGCGCGCGCCAGGTTTCGGTGTAGGCCCGAGCGGCGTCCGGCAGAACGTTGGCCCGTACCAGGAAGCTGATGCACGAATCGCAGGGCCGGTCGGCGGGGCCACCAGCCGGATCACCCGGTTCACGGATCCGGAAGACCTCGAACCGGGCGTCCTCCAGCAGTGCCGCCGCCTCGGCCCGA
The nucleotide sequence above comes from Micromonospora luteifusca. Encoded proteins:
- a CDS encoding M15 family metallopeptidase — translated: MILLSDPRVAAVPSADDGEELLDLRELPELRLDDRAADPAGAYARLRAGVVDRLLAAQRALPSGIRLLVVEGYRPYQAQLAIFTGYRDELRRRHPDWSPERLHRETTKFVSPVEVAPHSTGGAVDLTLCTEDGVELDLGTVIDATPEDSDDACFTDAPTIGATARRHRQIMVGALGGAGMVNYPTEWWHWSYGERYWALMTGAPHTRYGPVDLAARAIGSRAG
- a CDS encoding DUF5979 domain-containing protein, whose amino-acid sequence is MRVQRRHVLAATVAVLAAAGVAVGTSFGFAGTAPARSSVCSGSVTFSAEGGAPAATSDRFPVGTRLRVTNLDNNRAATVTVTGPSGSCVLLNAAAMELVREPGRNVIRRNVVERLDGGAPPVGQPSAGTVRPGAASPGASGPAPRSACSGAITFFAEGGVPAATSGQFPVGTRLRVTNLDNNRATTVTVTGPSGSCVLLNAAAMEQIREPGKNLVRRNTVEVLR
- a CDS encoding D-alanine--D-alanine ligase family protein, coding for MSAPTRIGVLFGGPSAEHEVSCASALGVVRALAGGGYRTVAIGVTRTGGFRLVSDALLAELRDQPAGERAIDDRLLVTGPAVELRAGPRPGVVQVAAGNAPGAVHAELDVVFPVLHGPFGEDGVVQGLLESLHVPYVGCGILASAVGMNKVAMKRALRAEGIPVTPYVAFDAHTYRSADDPEKLVLGLRRPLFVKPASMGSSIGISRVGEGDDLGAAVEEALRHDQHVMVEQGVTGRELECAVLGGWRPEASAVGEVRVTGGWFDYQQKYFGDADPMIVPAVLPDEVTARVRDLSLRAFAAIGGWGLARVDFFYDETTGEVYVNELNTMPGFTAHSMYPKVWAAVGVGYREVVDRLVELARTRYAERSAITVGGVR
- a CDS encoding SUKH-3 domain-containing protein, which encodes MIDRLQVEQLAATWARRDSQRLGHECTAMVDEFDLGYVITSVVPIEVRTVPGDLPTTVIDKQTGKVTTWPRVPSTVVAEMYRRSQPTEPTAPRTADPSSLLAREIHRIVTPNTAAHLTIEGRIWTAQGTKADVPLNHHPLVRTYLDQLPPGDLVRGGEAHAEMIVVSDVLHEYDHRRAAEGIAPMGRAEAAALLEDARFEVFRIREPGDPAGGPADRPCDSCISFLVRANVLPDAARAYTETWRAPAEPDPDPGRFPPEVANALVAAGWRPHIGDQIMAAAAVRDVTAVPGLAHRHTVFPAAVEALTAFPSLVGARRGRGEQVWISRFDIRPHTVAHTADTLADFGAVLGVRLFPIGTEQQDSILAVDERGRVFVLDQAGEWFLGDTIDAALTTLLLGRAPARVRDDGTWQAD